From Mucilaginibacter rubeus, a single genomic window includes:
- a CDS encoding M13 family metallopeptidase, translating into MKLKFNYLLLAAGLGMSVNVFAADGPKPVKTRHKTATPPQKFIDPANMDLSVKPGDDFFEYANGGWLKQNGIPAKETRWGSFNILRQENTDKLLGLLKEVSQTSASEPKGSLKQRVGDLYASGMDSLTIEKRGYDPVKPDLQRIDKIKTLDDFINELTYERVNGIGSPIFRAGVDQDDKNVNKYVISLGQGGTTLPDRDYYLKNDPRSKKAQDALKKLITTLFTLSGSSADEAAKNTAIVYDLEYTWARAQWSRVAMRDPHVTYNKFLVTDFEKQTPHLKWSKILPALNMGGQDSIIVGQPSFFKTMDSTFAATPIAKWKVYLRWNILRGCAAHLSSDFVNANFAYTSALSGQKVQTPRTERMSALVDSYLGELLGQLFVEKYFTPAAKQYMVELVNNLKETLGDRIKRLDWMSPATKERALKKLNAFTVKIGYPDNWEKYNGIVINRDDYFGNLRAASKWRYNFNVSHLGKPVDKTRWGMTPPTVNAYYNPTNNEIVFPAGILQFPFFDFKADDAVNYGGIGAVIGHEMTHGFDDQGRQYDADGTLRDWWTKEDADKFKSRADQVVNQYNAFTVVDTLHVNGKLTLGENLADLGGLNIAYEAFSKTKQGQSANTIDGFTPDQRFFLSWAQVWRSSQTPESAAQRILTDPHSPERFRTNAPITNINAWYKAFDIKPGDKMYKKPEDRTKIW; encoded by the coding sequence ATGAAATTAAAGTTTAACTATTTATTGCTGGCTGCCGGCCTTGGTATGTCGGTAAATGTTTTCGCTGCTGACGGGCCTAAACCCGTAAAAACCAGGCATAAAACTGCTACCCCTCCTCAAAAGTTTATTGATCCCGCCAATATGGACCTGAGCGTAAAGCCGGGCGACGATTTTTTTGAATATGCCAATGGCGGCTGGTTAAAACAAAATGGCATCCCAGCTAAGGAAACCCGTTGGGGAAGTTTTAACATTCTTCGCCAGGAAAATACGGATAAACTGCTTGGTCTGTTGAAAGAAGTTAGCCAAACTTCAGCGTCGGAACCTAAAGGAAGTTTGAAACAGCGTGTTGGCGACCTGTACGCCAGTGGCATGGATAGTTTAACTATCGAAAAACGCGGTTATGATCCCGTTAAACCCGATTTGCAGCGTATTGATAAGATAAAAACCCTCGACGATTTTATTAACGAGCTTACTTATGAACGTGTTAATGGAATTGGCTCACCAATTTTTAGGGCAGGAGTTGATCAGGACGATAAAAACGTTAATAAATATGTAATAAGCCTTGGCCAGGGGGGTACTACCCTACCCGACAGGGACTATTACCTCAAAAACGATCCCCGGTCGAAAAAAGCGCAGGATGCCTTAAAAAAGCTGATCACCACTTTATTTACCCTTAGCGGAAGCAGCGCCGATGAGGCCGCGAAAAACACCGCCATAGTTTACGACCTGGAATATACCTGGGCCAGGGCGCAATGGAGCCGTGTGGCCATGCGCGATCCGCATGTTACTTACAACAAGTTTCTGGTGACCGATTTTGAGAAGCAAACCCCACACTTAAAATGGTCGAAAATATTACCGGCCCTTAATATGGGTGGTCAGGACAGCATCATAGTTGGTCAGCCTTCGTTTTTCAAAACCATGGATTCAACATTTGCAGCTACTCCCATTGCCAAATGGAAAGTTTACCTGCGCTGGAATATATTAAGGGGCTGTGCAGCTCATTTAAGCTCTGATTTTGTTAATGCAAACTTTGCTTATACCAGTGCGTTAAGCGGTCAAAAAGTACAAACTCCGCGTACTGAGCGCATGAGCGCCCTGGTTGATAGCTACCTTGGCGAATTATTGGGACAGCTTTTTGTTGAAAAATACTTTACGCCAGCCGCAAAGCAATATATGGTTGAACTGGTGAATAACCTGAAAGAAACCCTTGGCGATCGCATTAAACGCCTTGACTGGATGAGCCCGGCAACCAAAGAACGTGCGCTTAAAAAACTAAATGCCTTTACCGTAAAAATTGGCTACCCGGATAATTGGGAAAAATATAACGGCATTGTAATTAACCGTGATGATTATTTCGGTAACCTGCGTGCCGCAAGCAAATGGCGTTACAATTTTAACGTGAGCCACTTAGGCAAACCGGTTGATAAAACCCGCTGGGGTATGACGCCGCCAACAGTTAATGCCTATTACAACCCAACCAATAACGAGATCGTGTTCCCGGCAGGTATTCTGCAGTTTCCTTTCTTTGATTTTAAGGCTGATGATGCTGTTAACTATGGTGGCATTGGTGCCGTAATTGGCCACGAAATGACCCACGGCTTTGATGACCAGGGCCGCCAGTACGATGCCGATGGCACCCTGCGCGACTGGTGGACCAAAGAGGATGCCGATAAATTCAAATCGCGTGCCGACCAGGTAGTTAACCAATACAATGCTTTCACTGTAGTTGATACCCTGCACGTAAACGGTAAGCTTACCCTTGGCGAAAACCTTGCTGACCTTGGCGGTTTAAACATTGCTTACGAGGCGTTCAGCAAAACCAAACAGGGCCAGTCGGCTAATACCATTGATGGTTTTACGCCCGATCAGCGTTTCTTCCTGTCATGGGCACAGGTATGGCGTTCTTCGCAAACTCCGGAATCGGCAGCCCAAAGGATCCTGACAGATCCTCACTCGCCTGAGCGTTTCCGCACCAATGCGCCTATAACCAATATCAATGCATGGTACAAAGCCTTTGATATAAAGCCGGGCGATAAAATGTATAAAAAACCTGAGGACAGGACTAAAATCTGGTAA
- a CDS encoding ATP-binding protein, translated as MSKKVSFFNLSIYKILSKEQPFLDQARIRLLYYGFFLIFVALGALYLNVYFQGQRMLAQTALVLMGSVVLLFKYLTWRPDWRGAAHALLVVGTLVNASLVYVSIQTVNIITVQVIIIVIVFSYYMLGQQWGLIYSLLNTVPVLVFMIIEYNSGYVIGIKPNKIDQSTIIISLFANFILLIFIHSHFYTAFLKNIKHLKDSSAEQARLYNKMETAIEKAEKSAQAKSEFLSTMSHEIRTPLNAVIGMSNLLMMSGPRPDQRENLEVLKFSANNLLAIVNDVLDFSKIESGKIVFENIRFNLIELMNNICGGQILKAEEKGLLFKLDVDSSLKNKVLFGDPTRITQIIFNLVSNAIKFTAQGNIWVRVTCVEDRHNMVTVNFSIRDTGIGIKKENLENIFEPFTQESLATTREYGGTGLGLAIVKRLLELQGLQMTVNSMTGHGSEFSFNMEFPVSTEVVPEAVAAPQAKQSAEDTLASLRVLIAEDNMVNVMLMKKLLSKWSINPTIAENGERAVEFMQYGNFDIVLMDLQMPVMNGFDASKEIRKMADPKKSGVPIIALTASALFDIKEQVYEAGMNDYVAKPFKPDDLLEKLNNYAVRKRVG; from the coding sequence ATGAGTAAAAAAGTAAGTTTCTTCAACTTATCAATTTATAAAATCTTGTCGAAGGAGCAGCCGTTCCTTGACCAGGCCCGTATCCGTTTATTGTATTATGGGTTCTTCCTTATTTTTGTAGCCCTTGGGGCGCTATACCTCAACGTTTATTTCCAGGGCCAGCGGATGCTTGCCCAAACCGCCCTGGTTTTAATGGGATCGGTAGTATTGTTATTTAAATATTTAACCTGGCGGCCCGACTGGCGTGGCGCGGCACATGCCCTGCTTGTGGTAGGTACTCTTGTTAATGCCAGTTTGGTTTATGTTTCTATACAAACTGTAAATATCATTACAGTACAGGTAATTATCATTGTTATCGTATTTAGTTATTACATGCTGGGGCAGCAATGGGGGCTTATTTATTCGTTGCTCAATACGGTGCCGGTGCTGGTATTTATGATCATTGAATATAACAGCGGGTACGTTATCGGTATTAAGCCTAATAAAATTGACCAGTCGACTATTATCATTAGCCTGTTTGCCAATTTTATACTGCTCATATTTATCCACAGCCATTTTTATACGGCTTTCTTAAAAAATATCAAGCATCTTAAAGATAGCAGTGCGGAACAAGCCCGGCTTTACAATAAAATGGAAACCGCTATTGAGAAGGCAGAAAAATCGGCCCAGGCAAAATCCGAGTTCCTGTCAACCATGTCGCACGAAATCCGTACGCCTTTAAATGCTGTTATAGGGATGAGCAACTTGCTCATGATGAGCGGCCCTCGGCCCGATCAGCGCGAGAACCTTGAAGTACTTAAGTTTTCGGCCAATAACTTACTGGCTATTGTTAATGATGTGCTCGATTTCAGCAAAATAGAATCTGGCAAAATAGTGTTTGAAAACATCAGGTTCAATCTTATTGAGCTGATGAACAATATTTGCGGCGGTCAAATATTAAAAGCCGAAGAAAAAGGATTGTTGTTTAAGCTTGATGTTGATAGCTCGCTGAAAAATAAAGTGCTTTTTGGCGATCCTACCCGTATTACCCAAATCATTTTTAACCTGGTGAGTAACGCTATAAAATTTACGGCGCAGGGAAACATATGGGTGAGGGTTACATGCGTGGAAGACAGGCACAACATGGTTACCGTTAATTTTTCGATAAGGGATACGGGTATTGGTATTAAAAAGGAAAACCTTGAAAATATATTTGAACCTTTTACGCAGGAATCATTAGCTACTACACGTGAATATGGTGGCACCGGTTTGGGGCTGGCTATTGTTAAACGATTGCTTGAGCTGCAAGGCCTGCAAATGACGGTTAACAGCATGACGGGGCACGGATCCGAGTTCTCGTTTAATATGGAATTCCCGGTATCAACAGAAGTAGTGCCTGAAGCAGTTGCCGCGCCGCAGGCAAAGCAATCGGCGGAAGATACGCTTGCCTCCCTGCGTGTGCTTATTGCTGAGGACAACATGGTGAATGTAATGTTGATGAAAAAACTGCTGAGTAAATGGAGCATTAACCCAACCATTGCCGAAAACGGTGAACGAGCGGTTGAGTTTATGCAATATGGTAATTTTGATATTGTATTAATGGATTTGCAGATGCCGGTGATGAACGGTTTTGATGCCTCAAAAGAGATCCGTAAAATGGCCGACCCGAAAAAATCAGGTGTGCCTATCATCGCGCTTACAGCTTCGGCCCTTTTTGATATCAAGGAACAGGTTTACGAGGCCGGCATGAACGACTATGTAGCAAAACCATTTAAACCGGATGACCTGCTGGAGAAGCTTAATAATTACGCCGTGAGGAAAAGGGTGGGGTAA
- a CDS encoding DUF1569 domain-containing protein encodes MKTIFDKETRDGLITRINSVNENSQPQWGKMNVYQMLKHCTLSDEMYLGITHYKRAFIGRLFGKVALKGMLKDDSPLAKNNPTVPQCKVTEPGGDVAAQKQQWINLVEEYGRTPKTDFEHTFFGKMTREQMGQLAYKHIDHHLRQFSN; translated from the coding sequence ATGAAAACAATATTTGATAAAGAAACCCGCGACGGCCTGATAACCCGGATCAATTCAGTTAATGAAAATAGCCAGCCGCAATGGGGTAAAATGAATGTTTATCAAATGCTGAAACATTGCACCCTTTCTGATGAGATGTACCTGGGCATTACCCATTATAAACGCGCGTTTATTGGCAGGCTATTTGGCAAAGTAGCACTGAAGGGGATGCTCAAGGATGATAGTCCGCTGGCAAAAAACAATCCCACCGTTCCGCAATGCAAAGTAACAGAGCCAGGTGGTGATGTAGCAGCGCAGAAACAGCAGTGGATTAATCTGGTTGAAGAATACGGCAGGACTCCCAAAACTGATTTTGAACATACCTTTTTTGGAAAAATGACCAGGGAGCAAATGGGGCAATTAGCTTATAAACATATCGACCACCATTTGAGGCAGTTTAGTAATTAG
- a CDS encoding valine--tRNA ligase produces MSIAKTYIPKETEEKWYSYWLQHGFFKSVPDEREPYTIVIPPPNVTGVLHMGHMLNNTIQDVLVRRARMKGKNACWVPGTDHASIATEAKVVAMLKERGISKKDLTREEFLTYAWEWKEKYGGIILEQLKKLGASCDWDRTRFTMDESLSEAVIDTFIHLYKKGLIYRGIRMINWDPQGKTAVSDEEVNRKEVNQKLYYIKYKVVSQTSDSELQASDYLTIATTRPETIMADAAICINPNDERYLHLHGKKVYIPLINREIPVILDNYVTMDFGTGCLKVTPAHDLNDYELGQRHNLPVIDILNDDGTLNEKAQILVGEDRFAARKKIAVLLEEAGVLDKVEEYKSQVGFSERTNAVIEPKLSMQWFCKMGEMAKPALDYVLNGEIKLIPEKFVNTYRHWMENVRDWNISRQLWWGQQIPAWYLPSGEFVIAKNADEALTEAQTKNPELTAADLRQDEDVVDTWFSSWLWPISVFDGFKDPDNADINYYYPTNDLVTAPEILFFWVARMIMAGHEFRGEVPFRNVYLTGIVRDKLGRKMSKSLGNSPDPLDLIESYGADGVRVGMLLCSPAGNDLMFDESYCKQGSGFANKVWNAFKLVKGWEVDESLANPNAVAIEWFGNRFNQALTEIEANFAQYRLSEALMDTYKLVWDDFCAWYLEMIKPAYQHPIDKTTYTATIQFFENILKVLHPFMPFLTEELWHDELFGERAEKDCCIVAQLPAIGEINSRLLAEVEIVKDIVTSIRNTRKTKQISDKEPLELFVKSNSGIEYNQYQAIITRLGNISKFETVTDKVDGAINFLASTDEFYIPFSEEIDPVAECARLKKEQEYLLGFLKSVNAKLGNERFMANAKPEVVEVEQKKKADAEAKLTIIEENLAALAC; encoded by the coding sequence ATGAGTATTGCTAAAACATATATCCCCAAAGAAACCGAAGAAAAATGGTACAGTTACTGGTTGCAGCACGGCTTTTTTAAGTCGGTGCCTGATGAGCGCGAGCCTTATACAATAGTCATTCCGCCGCCAAACGTTACCGGGGTTTTGCACATGGGCCACATGCTTAACAATACGATACAGGATGTGCTGGTTCGCCGCGCCCGTATGAAAGGTAAAAATGCCTGCTGGGTTCCCGGTACAGATCACGCCAGTATTGCCACTGAAGCTAAAGTTGTTGCCATGCTTAAAGAGCGAGGCATCAGCAAAAAAGACCTTACCCGCGAAGAGTTTTTAACCTACGCCTGGGAGTGGAAGGAAAAATACGGCGGCATTATCCTGGAGCAGCTTAAAAAATTAGGCGCTTCGTGCGATTGGGACCGTACCAGGTTTACTATGGACGAGAGCCTTTCGGAAGCGGTTATTGATACTTTCATTCACCTGTATAAAAAAGGATTGATCTATCGCGGTATCCGAATGATCAACTGGGATCCACAAGGTAAAACCGCGGTAAGTGATGAGGAAGTTAACCGTAAAGAGGTAAATCAGAAGCTTTATTATATTAAGTATAAAGTTGTAAGTCAAACTTCGGACTCAGAACTTCAGGCTTCAGACTACCTGACCATCGCTACCACGCGTCCGGAAACCATTATGGCTGATGCAGCGATCTGTATCAACCCTAATGATGAGCGTTACCTGCACCTGCATGGTAAAAAGGTATACATCCCGCTTATCAACCGCGAGATACCGGTGATACTGGATAACTACGTAACTATGGATTTTGGTACCGGCTGTTTGAAGGTTACCCCTGCTCATGATTTAAATGACTATGAACTGGGTCAGCGCCATAACCTGCCCGTTATTGATATTTTAAATGACGACGGTACGCTGAACGAAAAAGCACAGATACTGGTTGGCGAAGATCGTTTTGCTGCCCGTAAAAAGATAGCTGTTTTATTAGAGGAAGCCGGCGTACTGGATAAAGTTGAAGAGTATAAATCGCAGGTTGGTTTTTCGGAACGTACCAACGCGGTTATTGAGCCTAAGCTATCAATGCAATGGTTTTGCAAGATGGGCGAGATGGCTAAACCAGCTTTAGATTATGTATTGAATGGCGAGATTAAACTGATTCCCGAAAAATTTGTAAATACCTACCGCCACTGGATGGAGAATGTAAGGGATTGGAATATCAGTCGCCAGCTATGGTGGGGACAACAGATCCCGGCCTGGTACCTGCCAAGTGGTGAGTTTGTGATTGCGAAAAACGCTGATGAGGCGTTGACGGAAGCACAGACGAAAAATCCGGAACTTACCGCTGCCGACTTGAGGCAGGATGAAGACGTGGTTGATACCTGGTTTTCATCGTGGTTATGGCCAATTTCGGTATTTGATGGTTTTAAAGATCCTGATAATGCCGATATCAATTACTATTACCCAACCAATGACCTGGTTACAGCACCCGAAATCCTGTTTTTCTGGGTAGCGAGGATGATCATGGCCGGTCATGAGTTCAGGGGCGAAGTACCGTTCAGGAACGTATACCTTACCGGTATTGTAAGGGATAAGCTCGGTCGTAAAATGTCGAAGTCGTTAGGCAACTCGCCAGATCCGCTCGATTTGATTGAGAGCTATGGTGCCGATGGTGTACGTGTAGGTATGCTGTTATGCTCTCCTGCCGGTAACGACTTAATGTTTGACGAAAGTTATTGCAAGCAAGGCTCGGGCTTTGCCAATAAAGTTTGGAATGCCTTTAAACTGGTAAAAGGTTGGGAAGTTGATGAAAGCCTTGCTAACCCCAATGCTGTAGCCATTGAATGGTTTGGCAACAGGTTTAACCAGGCGCTTACCGAAATTGAAGCTAACTTTGCGCAATACCGTTTATCGGAGGCCCTTATGGATACCTATAAACTGGTATGGGACGATTTTTGCGCATGGTACCTGGAGATGATCAAGCCGGCTTATCAGCATCCGATTGATAAAACGACTTACACGGCTACTATCCAATTTTTTGAAAATATATTAAAAGTGTTACATCCTTTCATGCCTTTCCTTACCGAAGAGTTATGGCATGACGAACTATTTGGCGAACGTGCTGAAAAAGACTGCTGTATTGTAGCGCAATTGCCCGCTATTGGGGAAATAAATTCACGCTTATTGGCTGAGGTTGAGATAGTAAAAGATATCGTTACTTCTATCAGGAATACTCGTAAAACAAAACAAATATCGGATAAGGAACCGCTTGAATTATTTGTTAAATCAAATTCTGGTATCGAATATAACCAATATCAGGCCATCATTACCAGGCTTGGTAATATCAGCAAGTTTGAAACCGTTACCGATAAAGTTGACGGAGCTATAAATTTCTTAGCTTCAACCGACGAATTCTATATTCCGTTCAGCGAAGAAATTGATCCGGTTGCTGAGTGCGCGAGGTTGAAAAAAGAGCAGGAATATCTGCTGGGCTTCCTGAAATCTGTTAATGCTAAACTGGGCAATGAGCGGTTTATGGCCAACGCCAAACCCGAAGTGGTTGAGGTTGAGCAAAAGAAAAAGGCAGATGCCGAAGCCAAATTAACTATCATAGAAGAAAACCTGGCAGCTTTGGCTTGCTAA
- a CDS encoding type I restriction enzyme HsdR N-terminal domain-containing protein: MLQPLNLPPHPFKISDDNGTLTLFDEIRKKTIVITPEEWVRQHFVQYLIKQKKYPRSLIKLEGGLKLNTLQKRTDIVVFNPDGQRILMVECKAPSVTIDQKTFDQIARYNMVHKVSLLAVSNGLQHYYCTIDHENCTYQFIEELPVYVKG, from the coding sequence ATGCTCCAACCGCTTAATCTGCCCCCTCACCCCTTCAAAATAAGCGACGATAACGGCACATTAACCCTTTTTGACGAGATCCGTAAGAAAACCATCGTCATTACACCCGAAGAATGGGTACGCCAGCATTTTGTACAATATCTCATTAAACAAAAAAAATACCCCCGCTCGCTCATCAAACTGGAAGGCGGCCTTAAGCTTAATACCCTGCAAAAGCGCACCGATATTGTAGTATTCAATCCCGATGGTCAACGCATCTTAATGGTGGAATGCAAAGCGCCTTCAGTAACTATCGATCAAAAAACCTTCGACCAGATAGCCCGGTATAATATGGTACATAAGGTATCCCTGCTTGCAGTAAGCAATGGCTTGCAGCATTATTACTGCACCATCGACCATGAAAACTGCACCTATCAGTTTATTGAAGAGTTGCCGGTGTATGTTAAGGGGTAG
- a CDS encoding glycoside hydrolase family 2 protein, whose product MKIYSKAIMLVSMLIAGSCITSAQEAKLPTQWTNAAMQAEIPLAEYPRPQLQRTDWLCLNGKWDYRGGKDAPNALNPETPASFEGKADKILVPYCPESVLSGVQRKQEINMWYRRSFEIPSKWQNKQVIIHFGAVDHDATVFVNGKKAGSHSGGYDSFSFDITPYLKKGSNTLIVAANDSNDGKTPSGKNGPRGDYTFSSGIWQTVWLEPVNKSYIKDIRLLPDLEGKRLKVFVNAVGSGKIKAVALNNGKEVSQVSATGGTYFYLLIENPFLWSPDSPFLYDLKLTLYNADGSEADEVKSYFGMRDIKLGKLNGVIRPLINGKFIMQLGLLDQGYWPDGVLTAPTEEALKFDMEYTKKAGYNLIRKHMKTEPQRFYYWADKMGLLVWQDMPAIWYQNEDTTQNRKVYRKELKAIIDDHYNSPSIITWIPFNENWGAFDVKNITNWVKQYDPSRLVNGNSGFNNNPDYQKPYGDPGNGDYVDTHIYVGPYGASVPDDHRAASLGEFGGVGLFVRGHMWPVHNNAYDYEPTKARLTDRYVFLLDEVEQLMKYKGLSVAIYTQTTDVEHEVNGVLTYDRAVEKMEIERVREVNLAVIKEGEKLNK is encoded by the coding sequence ATGAAAATTTACAGCAAAGCAATTATGCTGGTTTCCATGCTGATAGCAGGCAGCTGCATCACATCTGCCCAGGAAGCAAAACTGCCTACCCAGTGGACAAACGCCGCCATGCAGGCCGAGATCCCTTTAGCAGAATATCCAAGGCCTCAGCTACAACGTACCGATTGGCTTTGTCTCAATGGCAAATGGGATTATCGCGGTGGTAAAGACGCTCCCAATGCTTTAAATCCCGAAACGCCGGCATCATTTGAGGGTAAAGCGGATAAAATATTGGTACCCTATTGCCCAGAATCAGTGCTATCCGGTGTTCAGCGCAAGCAAGAGATCAACATGTGGTACCGCCGCAGCTTTGAGATTCCTTCAAAATGGCAAAACAAGCAGGTTATTATCCATTTCGGCGCGGTTGATCATGATGCTACCGTTTTTGTGAACGGTAAAAAGGCTGGCTCGCACTCGGGCGGTTATGATTCATTCAGCTTTGATATCACCCCATATTTGAAGAAAGGCAGTAATACCCTTATTGTTGCCGCTAATGACTCTAACGACGGTAAAACGCCTTCAGGTAAAAACGGACCGCGTGGCGACTATACTTTTTCATCTGGCATATGGCAAACCGTTTGGCTGGAGCCGGTGAACAAATCGTACATAAAAGATATCCGCCTTTTGCCCGATTTAGAGGGCAAGCGCTTAAAAGTATTTGTCAATGCAGTTGGTTCGGGCAAGATCAAAGCAGTTGCTTTAAACAACGGCAAAGAGGTTTCGCAGGTTAGCGCAACCGGGGGAACCTATTTTTATCTTCTCATCGAAAACCCTTTTTTATGGTCGCCTGATTCCCCTTTTTTATATGATCTGAAACTTACGCTTTACAATGCCGATGGCAGCGAGGCCGATGAGGTTAAAAGCTATTTCGGCATGCGCGATATTAAATTGGGCAAGCTTAACGGTGTGATCCGTCCGCTTATTAACGGCAAATTCATTATGCAGCTTGGCCTGCTGGATCAGGGTTACTGGCCCGATGGTGTTTTAACCGCGCCGACGGAAGAGGCGCTGAAGTTTGACATGGAGTATACTAAAAAGGCTGGCTACAACCTGATCCGCAAACACATGAAAACCGAGCCGCAGCGTTTTTACTATTGGGCCGATAAAATGGGCTTGCTGGTTTGGCAGGATATGCCTGCCATATGGTACCAAAATGAAGATACCACGCAAAACAGAAAAGTTTATCGTAAAGAGTTAAAAGCTATTATCGACGATCATTATAACTCGCCATCTATTATTACCTGGATACCTTTTAACGAAAACTGGGGTGCATTTGATGTAAAGAATATCACCAATTGGGTTAAGCAGTACGATCCGTCGCGCCTGGTTAACGGAAACTCTGGCTTTAATAATAATCCCGATTATCAAAAGCCTTATGGCGACCCTGGCAACGGAGATTATGTGGATACCCACATTTACGTGGGGCCGTACGGCGCGTCTGTCCCTGATGATCACAGGGCTGCCTCGCTGGGCGAATTTGGAGGTGTTGGCCTGTTTGTGCGTGGGCACATGTGGCCGGTACACAACAATGCCTATGATTATGAACCAACCAAAGCCCGACTTACCGATCGTTATGTGTTTTTGCTGGATGAAGTAGAGCAACTTATGAAATATAAAGGATTAAGCGTTGCCATATACACGCAAACCACCGACGTTGAACACGAGGTAAACGGCGTTTTAACCTACGACAGGGCCGTTGAAAAAATGGAAATAGAAAGGGTAAGGGAAGTAAACCTGGCGGTAATTAAGGAAGGTGAGAAATTGAATAAGTAG
- the holA gene encoding DNA polymerase III subunit delta has protein sequence MTAAEILKDLKNRKFKPLYLLHGEEPYFIDLVSNYVEHHLLPEHERGFNQTVVYGKDTDIMTVLNAAKRYPMMADYQVVLVKEAQDMKWGKEDDNKKSIDPVLSYLENPLPSTILVFCYKYGKFDKRKKTYKAIEKKGLIFESATLYDNKVPAWVEGYVSEKGYKMNQQGSAMIAEYLGNDLAKIANELEKLMLNVSAGQEITLKHIQDNIGISKEYNVFELQTALTKKDAYKVNQIINYFEANPKSNPIVLVLGNLNNFFSKVLVYHYVKDKTPQNLAKEMGVNPYFIKDYEQAARNYPLGKVFQVISYLCEYDLKSKGVESNAPHGELMKELMFKILH, from the coding sequence ATGACTGCTGCCGAGATATTAAAGGACCTTAAGAACCGTAAGTTTAAACCGCTGTACCTGCTGCATGGTGAGGAACCTTATTTTATCGATCTGGTTAGTAATTATGTTGAACATCATTTGCTTCCGGAGCACGAGCGCGGTTTTAATCAAACCGTGGTTTATGGCAAGGATACCGATATCATGACCGTGCTTAACGCGGCCAAGCGCTACCCTATGATGGCCGATTACCAGGTTGTACTGGTAAAGGAAGCCCAGGATATGAAATGGGGTAAGGAAGATGATAACAAAAAAAGTATCGACCCTGTATTAAGTTATCTCGAAAATCCGCTGCCCAGCACCATCCTTGTTTTCTGCTACAAATACGGCAAGTTTGACAAGCGTAAAAAAACCTACAAAGCCATCGAAAAAAAGGGGCTCATTTTTGAATCGGCAACTTTGTATGATAACAAAGTACCGGCTTGGGTTGAAGGTTATGTAAGCGAAAAAGGCTATAAAATGAACCAGCAGGGATCGGCCATGATTGCCGAGTACCTGGGTAACGACCTCGCCAAAATTGCCAATGAGCTTGAAAAGCTGATGCTGAACGTTAGCGCGGGGCAGGAAATCACGCTGAAACACATTCAGGATAACATTGGCATCAGCAAAGAGTATAATGTGTTTGAGCTGCAAACCGCGCTTACTAAAAAGGATGCCTACAAGGTAAACCAGATCATCAACTACTTTGAAGCCAATCCCAAATCAAACCCCATTGTGCTGGTATTAGGTAACCTGAACAACTTTTTCAGTAAAGTACTGGTTTATCATTATGTAAAAGATAAAACCCCGCAAAACCTGGCTAAAGAGATGGGGGTAAATCCGTATTTCATAAAAGATTATGAACAGGCTGCCCGCAACTATCCGCTTGGTAAAGTTTTCCAGGTGATCAGTTACCTGTGCGAATATGATCTGAAAAGCAAAGGTGTTGAATCAAACGCCCCGCATGGCGAGTTGATGAAGGAACTGATGTTTAAGATTTTGCATTAA